From the genome of Thermoflexus hugenholtzii JAD2, one region includes:
- the pyrB gene encoding aspartate carbamoyltransferase → MQDILSVSQFNRENLAYLFDVAEEMRELVRRVGACDLLKGYVMACVFYEPSTRTSSSFIAAMERLGGAVIPITQGVQFSSVAKGESLPDTIKTLEQYSDVIVLRHPEVGAAKIAADVAEVPVINAGDGIGEHPTQALLDLFTIQEELGRIDGLHIAMVGDLRFGRTVHSLTKLLTMYDVRLSFVSPEILRLPLDLMNEVRAKGIPVYETYDVADVIEDVDVLYVTRVQKERFTDLNAYEQVKNYYVITPELMKRAKERMIVMHPLPRVGEIDPAVDRDPRAAYFRQVANGLYIRMALLAAVLGKA, encoded by the coding sequence ATGCAGGACATCCTCTCGGTCTCCCAATTCAATCGGGAGAACCTGGCCTATCTCTTCGATGTAGCGGAGGAGATGCGGGAGCTGGTCCGCCGCGTGGGCGCCTGCGATCTCCTCAAGGGCTACGTGATGGCCTGCGTCTTCTACGAGCCCAGCACCCGCACCAGCTCCTCCTTCATCGCTGCCATGGAGCGCCTGGGCGGGGCCGTCATCCCCATCACCCAGGGCGTCCAGTTCTCCTCAGTGGCCAAGGGCGAGTCCCTGCCTGACACCATCAAGACCCTGGAGCAATATTCCGACGTCATCGTCCTGCGCCACCCCGAGGTGGGCGCGGCGAAGATCGCCGCCGATGTGGCGGAGGTCCCAGTGATCAACGCCGGCGATGGCATCGGGGAACATCCCACCCAGGCCTTGCTGGATCTCTTCACCATCCAGGAGGAGCTGGGCCGCATCGACGGCCTCCACATCGCCATGGTGGGGGACCTCCGCTTCGGGCGCACGGTCCATTCCCTGACCAAGCTGCTCACGATGTATGACGTGCGCCTGTCCTTCGTCTCGCCGGAGATCCTGCGCCTGCCTCTGGACCTGATGAACGAGGTGCGGGCGAAGGGAATCCCGGTCTATGAGACCTACGACGTGGCCGACGTGATCGAGGATGTGGATGTGCTCTATGTGACCCGGGTGCAGAAGGAGCGCTTCACGGATCTCAACGCCTACGAGCAGGTGAAGAACTATTACGTGATCACTCCGGAGCTGATGAAGCGGGCTAAGGAGCGGATGATCGTCATGCATCCGCTGCCCCGGGTGGGGGAGATCGACCCGGCGGTGGACCGGGATCCGCGGGCGGCCTATTTCCGCCAGGTGGCCAACGGCCTCTACATCCGGATGGCCCTGCTGGCCGCTGTGCTGGGCAAGGCTTAA